In the Nitrospirota bacterium genome, AGAAGCTTGACGCACTCGGGCTCGCTGTCGATGATGGTCTGGAAGAGCTTCCGGCTGTCGCGCAGCTCCTGCTCCGCCTGTTCGCGGCCGGAAATATCATGAACCAGGGAAAGAATGCCGCTCATGCCGCCCGAGGCGTCCCGAAGGGTGGTATTGTACCACTCGGAGAGGAATTTCCTTCCTTCCCGGTTGATACCGGGACAGACCGCGGGCAGGGATTCTCCGCCGCGTCCCGCTGCCGCGCGCAGGCACTCGATATGCGAAGGGTCCGCGCTGAACATCAGCTCCCCGGCGTGCTTGCCCCGGGCTTCTCCGCAGGTCCAGCCGAAGATCCTTTCGGCCGCGCTGTTCCATTCGCGCACGCGATACTCGGCGTCCCAGAGTATGTATCCCAAGGGCATGCGGTCGATGCAAAGGTTCAGCAGCTGTTGCGCATCGAGGCACGGCGACTCGGTCCGTGCGGAATTGTGAAGACGATGGCTCATCGGAATATCCCTGCCATTTCAGCAGTTGACCTCGTGCCCGTACATCAGAGAGGTGCTTCGCACCCCGATGCTTCAATGATAGCAAAAAAGCAATTTTCTGTGCAACATAATTTTCCCTGTTTTTTTGCCGGAGAGGGCCGGGATGGCGCGGATTGACGAAAGAGCGGTGTCACAGCGTTCCGGGGTGATATCAAAGCGAGAATATTTCAGAAACCTCGTACCGGTCTGCCGTGTAGAGGGTCACGCCGCCGGAAAGCACGCTTCGGTGCGTCCTGAGCGCCACATCGGGATGGTTGTTCTGCTCGGAGAGATGGGAGAGGCAGGCCCACTTCAGCCTCTTTGCTTCTGAGGCGCGGCGCAGGAGCTCCGCTGCCTCGAGGTTCGAGAGATGGCCCCCGGGACCCTTGATCCTCTGCTTCAGATACGCGGGGTAGGGCCCCGCTGCCAGCATGTCGGGATCATAGTTGCTCTCGAGAAAGACGGCGTCAAGAGAGGCGACCACGGAAATGAGGTCTCTGAACACATGTCCCAGGTCGGTCATGATGCCGAGCCGTTTTCCCTCCGCCTCGACGATGAACGCGCAGCCGTCAGCGCCGTCGTGCGGGGTAGGAACCGACTGCACCA is a window encoding:
- a CDS encoding MBL fold metallo-hydrolase; protein product: MIAISLQSGSSGNCIYVETREARLLFDAGISGVQAADRLAVHGRDIRAVDAVIISHDHGDHIRHAGVFHRKFGLPIYVTPATLAAASSRCTLGSLKDVRHFRSSDKIRFGDVLVQSVPTPHDGADGCAFIVEAEGKRLGIMTDLGHVFRDLISVVASLDAVFLESNYDPDMLAAGPYPAYLKQRIKGPGGHLSNLEAAELLRRASEAKRLKWACLSHLSEQNNHPDVALRTHRSVLSGGVTLYTADRYEVSEIFSL